In the genome of Enterobacter pseudoroggenkampii, the window AAAACCTTGGTTTGGGAGAGGGTTCTGCATTGCCGGCCGGCGTTCCCGTTCCGTGGCCGTCAGCGACACCACCGACGGGATGGCTCAAGTGCAATGGAGCTGCATTCACAGCTTCCCAATATCCAAAACTGGCTCAGGCCTACCCGGCACTCAGACTGCCTGATTTACGCGGGGAGTTTATCCGTGGCTGGGATGATGTGCGCGGTATTGATGCTGGTCGAACACTGCTTTCTTTGCAGCTCGATGCTCTTCAAAAAATGACTGGTTCAGCAAGTAACGGTGCCGCAACTGGCTTCGTGAATAGCAGCACATCTAATGTCAGCGGGGTTTTTAAGCGAGGAAGTTCAATTTACCCAAATACTAACGGTCAGAATGCCGAATATCAGGGGGTCGATCTTGTC includes:
- a CDS encoding phage tail protein; translated protein: NLGLGEGSALPAGVPVPWPSATPPTGWLKCNGAAFTASQYPKLAQAYPALRLPDLRGEFIRGWDDVRGIDAGRTLLSLQLDALQKMTGSASNGAATGFVNSSTSNVSGVFKRGSSIYPNTNGQNAEYQGVDLVFDSSLVARSAAETRPRNIAFNYIVRAA